The Arvicola amphibius chromosome 4, mArvAmp1.2, whole genome shotgun sequence genome includes the window GTCACCCTAAAGCACAGGGCTCTATTTCTGTAGGTGAGTGAATACACTCTGAAAAGCATTGGATTAAAAAGCGCAGCCAACAGAGAATTTGGAGCAGGATCCGTCTGCCCTGCATGTCTCCCATTCAAGGCTGGCACATCACTGTGAACGGATGCTTAGGAGGCCCTTGGCCCCCTAAGTGAGAAGATGGTCCATACCATCTTTCCATCCACATCCAGAAAACtatcctgctgcttctagagggATGAGCACCCCATTTTGGCCCAGAACTAATCCCCCAAAGAACAGGTTGCCCTGGCAAGGACCCAGGGACAAGGGGTACAGAGCTTTGTACTGCATTGCTCACTCATTCCTGGATGGCGTCTTGAGCGTAGGACGCCACTGTAGTTCTTCCTTCTGGGTCTGTTTATACTTACGTTGTGCAGGAGCCCTCTTCCCTATGAGTGTCTGCATGAACCATCTCAGTCTCCCATCGTGGATATGTAcagcaaagaaatgaaacaggTCTTTCCCTTCTTGGCCATCGGGTCATTCCTGGTATTTTCCCTTGACCAGGTTAGATTGCTATGGCCAAGTCCAGGAAGGGAATGGGTGCAAGTTAAGGGCAAGGCCTGTCCcaaactgggaaggcagagggtgCCCTTGCCTGTAGATCACTGAAGGGGCCTTCCATTATTTCCAGAAAAGGAAGGGCTAAGGGGTATCCTGTAAACACTGGAATCCCATATCTGCCTAGGCCTCCTTATCACACCCTCACTGCAGGAAGAGTCACATTacttccttcctccaccccagGACCTCAAATGGGAGTCAGACCTTTCATCTGGGAAATCTTCAAGCACCCCGGGCACAAGCATCATTATCTCTGGCTTTTGGAAGAGGAACAGGATTTGGAAGGTGTTGGCAGGGTCACTTGAGGAAAGACAGGCAGGAAACTGTCGGATCCCTGGGGATGGGGTGTGATGGAGCCAGTTGAATATCCTGGGTGCCCAGAAGGGAAAAACGAAGAGGGCTATTGCTATAGTTTAAAGGGGAGCTAGTCAGGGTAGCTATGGCTTttagtggatggatggatgggcgaGAAAGAGCTCTCTAGAAAAATCAACCAAGTCACCCTGTTCACCCCAAAAGTATGGTTGTAGGAGATGTAGGTCTGTGTAGGCGCCCAGAGAAAGAGGCCTTTCCCCTCCCACTGTCCTTTGGAcacctccaagggagcagagtgAGTACCTCATACACGCAGGTTCCAAGTGGGGAGGGTGGCAGGATAGGGCAGTGAGTCACACAAAATTGAGAGGATTAACAATTGGTACCGGTATTGCCACTGGAGTGAAAGGTAGCGGTCAGGACCTAGTGGGAACTCCAGGATTCTACTTCTGTCATCCAGCTCCCAGGAGCTAGACAGCTCAGTCTTCGTTATCACTCAGTGGCCTCAGCTGTCTTTGAGGGAAAGGAGAGCTGGGAGGGGTCTGTGTACAGGATCAGGTTGGAATGTGCTCactgccttctgcttcctgtaaaattcctgcttcctcttcaaGTAGAGGGCATAAGCCaagagttcattttcttcttggtgGCCATCACTAGTTTGTCAGCTACAGACTGACTCTGCTCACCTTAAGACCTTGGGTGACACATAGAATGTGGTGTCTTAGCCAGGGCCAGGACATGCTAGGGGCCCAGGGACTGAGTGGGAGAGGCATCCTCGCTCAGCAGCCCCAGGGAAGACCTCACAGGCACTTAGGACTCAATGCAGGTGAGACGAAGAGTGATGGAGTGGGGCTCTGGTACGGGGCCTATGGTGAGCTGGATTGAAGCTTCCTCCTGCCTTTGGTAGTGATGGGAactgggaagaaggggaagacgCCAGCATTCTGCTCTCCTTGCAACTCCCCACTAAGAGGGAGAGCATAGGACCACCCCACCTTTCCAGGGGTGGGCACCGCCGAGGACTAGCCAGCCAGTCTCCACTTTCCTCCCCAGCAAAATCAAATTTATATGGACAGCTGCCACTTCCAAGAAGCCAGgcccttcttcctgtttctggatGCAGCCAGTTGCTTGGGAAAATGGACAAGATTATAGGATTAGCACCTATAACATGACTGGGAAGTCTCTGAGGGGGCCTCAGGAACAGAAGGGCGAAAGACCCTCCGCCTTCGCCAAAATTTGAGCCCCAGATTGATATCTCCTGAACCCCTACATGGTAGACCTGGGAAGAACCATTCAGTTCCTCTTCCACGACCCGCTTCAAGGGTGTATGCTTACTGTTTTCTGGAAGTCAACTGCCACCAGGAACCCCGCGGCTCTGAGAGGACGTGACTTCTAAAATAGATCCTAAAGTGTTCCCTGCTCACCTTCAAGGATTTATCAGCGGGGTGGGGAGTAGCTACTTCCGAGTACACGAGCTAGCTCCTAAACTTGCCTCTCCCGAGCAAAaggctgggcagggctgggggtgAGAAAGCAGGAAAGGGGAGCTTGCAGGACTAGCGGTGCCAAGTGCCACCGTGTTCCTTCCTGTAGGCAGACACAGCCTTCTCCCGCCCTGCAAGGGATTGTCAATTTTCCCGAGACCGACAAGACCCCGCCCCTCCCAGGGCCCGGGTGGGACCCAGATTAGGGTTAAAACCACCAATCCGCCACACAAAAAAATGTGCGATCCTTTGGCGCTCCCTCTACAAAGGAGCTCCCTCTCCGGAGGGGGCAGCTCTTCTCGGGGAAACACACAAGCGGGGGCAGCTCTAGTGGGTGGCGGAGCTGGGGCGGTTCTGCCGGCTTGACTCCGCCCCATCCCTGATCCCGCCCAGCCGGGCCTGCCCTGGCGGTAGCCACTGCCCGCCCTGCACCTACTCAGGATCCCCTAGGGCGCTGGGGGTGGCGTCTGGGCTCTCAACGGGCCCCCGGTGCGGGCCGCCTTGGTCCGGGGACTCCTGGTGTGACACGGGGTGCGGGGCGTCTTGGTCCCGCAGCTCCTGGCGTGGGAGAGGGCGCGGGCCGCGGGGGCTAGGTCGTGGCGGCCTCCGCGGGTATAGAAAGAGAGCGGGGTCCGGCATGGGATCGGCGTCGTCCCAGGTCGCCCAGTCCCGGCCCGGCCCCTTGGCGGCCGCCTCGGGAGGGCGGCGGGCCCGTTGTGCGCGTCGGCGGGGTCGGGTTTCGGCGGCAGCGGCGCCGGGGCGCGGGGCCTGCAGTCTCTGGCGCGCGGCGTGCAGCTGGCAGGAGAGGTAGGCAGCCGCTTCGGTGTGCTTCTGCAGCTCGGTGCCCAGCACGGTGGCGCGGTGGCTGCGGCGCCGCAGCTCCTCCAGAAAGCGGCGCTCCTCCGAGCGCAGGCTGCAGCGCAGCGCAGACACCAGCGCCTCCCGTTGCGCCACCTCCCGCCGCAGCTCGGCGTTGGCCGCAGCTCGGGCCTCCAGCTGCGACTCTAGCGCGCGGCACTTGTTCTCCAGCTCCCGGGACGCCTCTTCTGTAGAGGAGGGACAATAAGGGGGCGACGATGCCCCCGAGGGAGTGAAATGTAATTCAGATGGCTCCGCGCGCCCCTCCCCCCTCCGCTCTTCCTCCTCAAACTTCAGCTACAGGGACTTTAGCCCTGACCTACCCTCAGCGTCAAATTCTTCGGCTTAAGCGCAAAACCCTTCCTGATTGTTCATTTGTAAACGGTCGTTAATTTGTAAGCAATCTGTTGGGGCTTAAGTCTCCACGCCCTGTGTTCTCAAGAAGCAGGCAGCGCAGTATAGTGAATAACCACAAACGTCAGGTTGCCAGTGTGACATGTGTCAGAAAGACAAATTCTAATTAGAATCCTCTTATTCTAAGGGGGATGTGATGCCATCAGGGAAAGAGAGGCTTGAGAACTAGGGTGAACAGCTCCTCCCCCGAAGAAGGGTACCCCTGGAGGGGGCCCAGCTTGGGTGTGCAAAAGCCCTGTGACAGAAAGACATGCCAGAAGCACAGGAGGTAGGTGGTGGTGGGTGTCCTTTCCTTTACCAAACAcatatcccatttttaaaaaatatttatttatttattatgtatacaatattctgtctgtatgcatgcctgcaggccagaagagggcaccagacctcattacagatggctgtgagccaccatgtggttgctggggattgaactcgggacctttggaagagcaggcaatgctcttaaccgctgaaccatctctccatcttttctCAGTTCTTAAGAATTCTTTGGGCACTGGCTCAGTGGTTCATGGttgtaatatcagcacttgggaggttaagACTGGAGGATGGCCACAAActtgaggctaacctgatctacatagtgagttctaagtcaTCTGGGACTACAGAAAGAGGCAGTATCCCAACACAGAACAGTCACCGTGGCATCACTGTGTAGTCTAGACTTGCCTTGGGTATGAAATACCATGGTGAAGAAACCTGCTGAAGACTGAGGTACCCTGCCTCTCCAGTGGTACCAGCAGAATTCTCTGGACCTGCCAGACACGGGGGTAACGGGAGCAGCTGGCTGCAGGCCACCCAGCTGCTTCATCTTTCCTACACTAGGTTTTGACCTGGTCTTGTCACTCAGCACTAGGCTTCTGGTTTGGCACTCcttgtttttcgtttgtttgttttgggacagaCTCTCTTACGTAGCCCCAAAAGTAttgaaacttgttatgtagaccaggctaacatAGAAATTacagatctatctgcctgcctttgcttcccaagtgctgggattaaagacgtgtgccacaaTGCTCTGCCCAAAtgaggcttaaaaaaaaaaaaaaaccaaactttaatttaaaatttttatggtgGCAttcatttcatgtgtgtgttcatgtgtttgtgtgtgtatataccacTGTTGTGGGGGGCAGAGGTCTGTTGGGCATCTTCCTTTTTTGctcttggaggcagaggttgaggagttcaaggccacccttggctacgTAGAGAATTAGAGGCCAGCTTCTGCTACGTGAGGacttaatcttaaaaaaatcaaaatctggtccag containing:
- the Ccdc92b gene encoding coiled-coil domain containing 92B, which translates into the protein MDTVSLEHQIQSVQRHISFLKKEQMALLRDLHLEILRLQKRCSELTHDLEMREVQSHQQEEASRELENKCRALESQLEARAAANAELRREVAQREALVSALRCSLRSEERRFLEELRRRSHRATVLGTELQKHTEAAAYLSCQLHAARQRLQAPRPGAAAAETRPRRRAQRARRPPEAAAKGPGRDWATWDDADPMPDPALFLYPRRPPRPSPRGPRPLPRQELRDQDAPHPVSHQESPDQGGPHRGPVESPDATPSALGDPE